In Vicia villosa cultivar HV-30 ecotype Madison, WI unplaced genomic scaffold, Vvil1.0 ctg.000600F_1_1, whole genome shotgun sequence, a single window of DNA contains:
- the LOC131629711 gene encoding leghemoglobin Lb120-34, whose translation MGFTEKQEALVNSSWELFKQNPGYSVLFYTIILKKAPAAKGMFSFLKDSAGVVDSPKLQAHAEKVFGMVHDSAVQLRASGEVVLGDATLGAIHIQKGVVDPHFVVVKEALLETLKEASGEKWSEELSTAWEVAYDGLASAIKKAMS comes from the exons ATGGGTTTCACTGAGAAGCAAGAAGCTTTAGTTAATAGTTCATGGGAATTATTTAAACAAAATCCTGGTTATAGTGTTTTGTTCTACACCAT TATATTGAAAAAAGCACCTGCAGCAAAAGGAATGTTCTCATTTCTTAAGGATTCGGCTGGAGTAGTGGATAGTCCTAAACTTCAAGCCCATGCTGAAAAAGTTTTTGGAATG GTCCACGACTCAGCTGTTCAACTTCGAGCATCAGGAGAAGTCGTTTTAGGAGATGCAACATTGGGTGCCATTCACATTCAGAAGGGAGTTGTTGATCCTCATTTTGTG GTGGTTAAAGAAGCTTTGCTAGAAACCCTGAAAGAAGCATCAGGAGAAAAATGGAGCGAAGAATTGAGTACTGCTTGGGAAGTGGCCTATGATGGATTAGCATCTGCAATTAAGAAGGCGATGAGTTAA